One region of Ananas comosus cultivar F153 linkage group 9, ASM154086v1, whole genome shotgun sequence genomic DNA includes:
- the LOC109715576 gene encoding putative F-box protein At1g65770, with translation MAEDSDSDCIAFAIYGRLCNKLAFARPGDAAWTILSWDWEQFKNKWGPFEDAVYYKGQFYVVNSHGTVMRCRIPPVGSSEKPAAEVIAFGPPTDEWVWGNSRYLVELRGELLQVLRRQWESETKNGEQRLLTDGFYIFRLNTDHSAWDMMYTLGDHAVFLGMSTTVAVPASDFRGCKRNCIYFTDDYDLDRWCSDRGGGCDTGYCTLVDKRIEFLENVESYSRFSPPIWVFPSMR, from the coding sequence ATGGCGGAGGACTCGGACTCGGACTGCATAGCTTTCGCCATTTACGGGAGGTTATGTAATAAGCTGGCCTTTGCGAGGCCCGGCGACGCTGCGTGGACTATCTTGAGCTGGGACTGGGAACAGTTCAAGAACAAGTGGGGTCCGTTCGAGGACGCCGTGTACTACAAGGGGCAGTTCTATGTGGTTAATTCTCACGGCACGGTCATGAGATGCCGCATCCCTCCGGTCGGAAGCAGTGAAAAGCCCGCAGCTGAGGTCATCGCCTTCGGGCCTCCCACCGACGAGTGGGTCTGGGGAAATTCTAGGTATCTGGTTGAACTCCGAGGTGAGCTGCTGCAGGTTCTGAGAAGGCAATGGGAGTCGGAGACGAAGAACGGAGAGCAGCGGCTCCTGACGGACGGCTTCTACATCTTCAGGCTCAATACTGATCACAGCGCGTGGGATATGATGTATACCCTGGGCGACCACGCCGTTTTTCTCGGGATGAGCACGACTGTGGCTGTGCCCGCGAGCGACTTTCGAGGGTGCAAGCGTAACTGCATCTACTTTACCGACGACTATGACCTGGACCGGTGGTGCTCCGACCGTGGAGGGGGCTGCGACACGGGCTACTGCACCTTGGTAGATAAACGGATCGAATTTCTGGAAAACGTCGAGTCCTACTCTCGCTTTTCTCCTCCGATCTGGGTCTTTCCATCTATGCGATAA
- the LOC109715402 gene encoding glycine-rich cell wall structural protein 1.0-like — translation MTFGTGGERGGRGERGARAGGRAWRGAAWRGHARHTGAGKEAQSRAGARGQVARAASGGAGRGEHGARADGGVAGAARGRRAARQAGTWGGAPLARWGRRRGRGEGERRSVGGQPWRAAAARQAGALGGPPRGAGRERERRGEERRGEAGPS, via the exons ATGAC TTTTGGAACAGGTGGCGAGCGTGGAGGCAGGGGCGAGCGCGGGGCGCGGGCAGGCGGGCGCGCGTGGCGGGGCGCCGCGTGGCGCGGGCACGCGCGGCACACGGGCGCGGGCAAGGAGGCGCAGAGCCGGGCGGGGGCGCGGGGACAGGTGGCGCGAGCGGCGAGCGGAGGCGCAGGCAGGGGCGAGCATGGGGCACGGGCCGACGGCGGCGTGGCGGGCGCCGCGCGCGGGCGGCGGGCTGCGCGGCAGGCGGGCACGTGGGGCGGGGCACCGCTGGCGCGGtgggggagaaggagagggagaggagagggagagcggCGCTCAGTGGGCGGGCAGCCgtggcgcgcggcggcggcgcggcagGCGGGCGCGCTCGGCGGCCCGCCGCGTGGCGCGGGGAGAGAgcgggagaggagaggagaggagaggagaggagaggcggGGCCCAGCtga
- the LOC109715575 gene encoding probable GTP-binding protein OBGC2: MSLPLYPASLSNPLPLRQNFSAESRHCKPLLFSTTRGKQWYYRSKNITRLTVNSRISSLKEPPLSNPAALLAKEAHKYFDQAVITVRAGDGGHGAILSMPSQKINTKSQGRHEKEKRMRSSYKRDSDGSLILPMGGHGGDVVLYADEGLESLLEFHKKRRYSAKRGGNVDAMGTLTSQLHDGFAAPALRVPVPVGTVVKRKKGKLLADLARPGDEIVVARGGQGGISLLEMPEHKRKKLMALSTNVMRDENDKVLVLGQPGEEVSLELILRVVADVGLVGLPNAGKSTLLATLTLAKPDIADYPFTTLIPNLGRLDGDPNLGALKYSSEATLADLPGLIEGAHLGKGLGRNFLRHLRRTRLLVHVVDAAAENPVKDYKTVKEELRMYNPNYLERPYIVVLNKIDLPEARDRLASLIQDISMIGCRETTKLNIRPKMLTENKNEHSVSSGTGCEEIKEKEIEDYPQPLAVVGASVLKHIGIEEMLIEIRAGLRKCWDLDKSLETETTGFLPS, encoded by the exons ATGTCCCTTCCTCTCTACCCCGCTTCCCTTTCCAATCCCCTTCCGCTTCGCCAAAACTTCTCTGCAGAATCTCGACACTGTAAACCTCTGCTCTTCTCCACCACCAG GGGTAAACAATGGTATTATAGATCAAAGAACATAACACGCCTCACGGTTAATAGCAGAATTTCTAGCCTTAAAGAACCTCCTTTGAGCAATCCTGCTGCACTATTAGCAAAGGAAGCTCACAAGTATTTTGACCAGGCTGTTATCACTGTTCGCGCTGGAGACGGCGGCCATGGTGCAATCCTCAGCATGCCGAGCCAGAAAATCAATACAAAGTCGCAAGGGAGACACGAAAAGGAGAAAAGGATGAGAAGCTCATACAAGAGGGATTCTGACGGCTCGCTTATCCTCCCGATGGGTGGACATGGGGGCGATGTCGTTCTTTACGCAGACGAGGGCCTAGAATCTCTTCTGGAGTTTCACAAGAAGAGGCGTTATAGTGCGAAGCGAGGAGGAAATGTGGATGCCATGGGCACTTTGACCTCCCAATTGCATGATGGATTTGCCGCACCAGCACTACGAGTACCCGTGCCTGTAG GCACGGTTGTGAAGCggaaaaagggaaaacttcttGCTGATTTAGCTCGTCCTGGTGATGAAATTGTAGTCGCTAGAGGCGGACAAGGTGGG ATAAGCTTGCTAGAAATGCCTGAacacaaaaggaaaaaattaatgGCTCTATCCACTAATGTAATGCGAGATGAAAATGACAAG GTCCTAGTTCTTGGTCAGCCTGGCGAGGAGGTTAGCTTGGAATTGATTCTAAGAGTGGTTGCTGATGTTGGTCTTGTG GGACTTCCAAATGCTGGAAAGTCGACACTTCTCGCAACTCTAACACTTGCGAAACCAGATATTGCCGACTATCCATTCACAACTTTAATACCCAATCTTGGACGTCTTGATGGAGACCCTAATTTAGGGGCATTGAAATATTCCTCAGAAGCAACATTAGCTGATTTGCCTGGTCTAATTGAAGGTGCTCATCTGGGCAAG GGTCTTGGTCGAAATTTCCTGAGACATCTAAGGAGGACTCGGCTACTTGTTCATGTCGTTGATGCTGCTGCTGAGAACCCCGTAAAGGATTATAAGACTGTCAAAGAG GAATTAAGGATGTACAATCCAAATTACTTAGAGCGACCTTACATTGTGGTGTTAAACAAGATTGACCTACCAGAG GCTCGAGATAGGTTGGCATCCCTGATACAAGATATTTCAATGATTGGATGTAGAGAAACAACGAAATTAAATATCAGACCAAAAATgttgactgaaaataaaaatgaacattCGGTTTCCTCGGGCACAGGTTGTGAAGAGATAAAAGAGAAGGAAATCGAGGATTATCCGCAACCTCTAGCAGTTGTTGGGGCAAGCGTATT AAAACACATTGGCATAGAAGAGATGCTTATAGAGATAAGGGCTGGCCTAAGAAAGTGTTGGGATTTAGACAAGTCACTGGAAACAGAAACAACAGGGTTCCTTCcatcataa
- the LOC109715401 gene encoding uncharacterized protein LOC109715401, translated as MANDDDALSSSRPWSQLPAEILAQVLHRINPNEEFTRFASVCMAWGAVAAKEPLSLPHQMPWLLLTEEDYPGEREGCDARSFYSLSEDKIHELDLPEACRRRCVGSTDGWLVTVGEAFEGEEMHVLNPVMRTRLPLPPQSTLVLPVEEYEFPVRLRARGYLGGEGSEEEVEALAALLAEEEAAEQDAGEVAEMGPQGDLILQ; from the coding sequence atggccAACGACGACGACGCTCTGTCCTCCTCTCGGCCATGGTCTCAACTTCCTGCCGAGATCTTAGCGCAAGTTCTTCACCGAATCAATCCCAACGAGGAATTCACCCGCTTCGCCTCCGTCTGCATGGCATGGGGCGCCGTGGCCGCGAAAGAGCCGCTGTCTCTCCCGCATCAGATGCCGTGGCTGCTCCTCACCGAGGAGGACTACCCCGGCGAGAGGGAGGGGTGCGACGCCCGAAGCTTCTACAGCTTGTCGGAGGACAAGATTCACGAACTGGACCTTCCGGAGGCCTGCCGCCGGAGGTGCGTGGGCTCGACGGACGGCTGGCTCGTAACGGTTGGAGAGGCCTTCGAGGGCGAGGAGATGCACGTACTCAATCCCGTCATGCGAACTCGACTACCGCTTCCGCCCCAGTCCACGCTTGTTCTCCCTGTCGAAGAATACGAATTTCCGGTGCGGCTGCGAGCGCGGGGGTATCTAGGAGGAGAAGGATCGGAAGAAGAAGTGGAAGCGCTCGCAGCGCTACTagccgaagaagaagcagcagagCAAGACGCGGGGGAAGTAGCCGAGATGGGGCCGCAAGGTGATCTTATCCTGCAG